Proteins encoded in a region of the Suncus etruscus isolate mSunEtr1 chromosome 1, mSunEtr1.pri.cur, whole genome shotgun sequence genome:
- the ALDOC gene encoding fructose-bisphosphate aldolase C: protein MPHLYPALSAEQKKELSDIALRIVAPGKGILAADESVGSMAKRLSQIGVENTEENRRLYRQVLFSADDRVKKCIGGVIFFHETLYQKDDNGVPFIRTIQEKGIVVGIKVDKGVVPLAGTNGETTTQGLDGLLERCAQYKKDGADFAKWRCVLKISERTPSALAILENANVLARYASICQQNGIVPIVEPEILPDGDHDLKRCQYVTEKVLAAVYKALSDHHVYLEGTLLKPNMVTPGHACPIKYSPEEIALATVTALRRTVPPAVPGVTFLSGGQSEEEASLNLNAINRCPLPRPWALTFSYGRALQASALNAWRGQRNNAGAATEEFIKRAEVNGLAAQGKYEGIGEDSGAAAQSLYIANHAY from the exons ATGCCCCACTTGTACCCAGCCCTTTCTGCTGAGCAGAAAAAAGAGTTGTCTGATATTGCCCTCCGGATTGTGGCCCCCGGCAAAGGCATTCTGGCTGCAGATGAATCTGTAG GCAGTATGGCCAAGCGACTGAGCCAAATTGGGGTGGAAAACACGGAGGAGAATCGCCGGTTGTACCGCCAAGTCCTCTTCAGTGCAGACGACCGTGTGAAGAAGTGCATTGGCGGAGTCATCTTCTTCCATGAgacactctaccaaaaagatgACAATGGGGTCCCCTTCATTCGTACCATCCAGGAAAAGGGCATTGTTGTGGGCATCAAG GTTGACAAGGGTGTAGTGCCTCTAGCAGGAACCAATGGAGAAACCACCACTCAAG GGCTAGATGGACTCTTGGAGCGCTGTGCCCAGTACAAGAAGGATGGCGCCGACTTCGCCAAGTGGCGCTGTGTGCTGAAAATCAGTGAGCGCACACCCTCAGCACTTGCCATTCTGGAAAATGCCAATGTGCTGGCCCGCTATGCCAGCATCTGCCAgcag AATGGCATCGTGCCTATTGTGGAGCCTGAAATCCTGCCTGATGGAGACCATGACCTCAAACGTTGCCAGTATGTTACAGAGAAG GTCTTGGCCGCTGTGTATAAGGCCCTAAGTGACCATCATGTGTATCTGGAAGGGACCCTGCTCAAGCCCAACATGGTGACCCCTGGCCATGCTTGTCCTATTAAGTACAGCCCAGAGGAGATTGCCTTGGCAACAGTCACTGCCCTACGTCGCACAGTGCCCCCTGCAGTCCCAG GAGTGACCTTCTTGTCTGGAGGTCAGAGTGAAGAGGAGGCATCGCTCAACCTCAACGCCATCAACCGCTGTCCACTTCCTCGACCCTGGGCGCTCACCTTCTCCTATGGTCGTGCTCTGCAGGCCTCTGCACTCAATGCCTGGCGAGGACAGCGGAACAATGCCGGGGCTGCCACAGAGGAATTCATCAAGCGGGCTGAG GTGAATGGGCTTGCAGCCCAGGGCAAGTATGAGGGCATCGGAGAAGACAGTGGAGCAGCAGCCCAGTCCCTTTACATTGCCAACCACGCTTACTAA